Sequence from the Brassica napus cultivar Da-Ae chromosome A6 unlocalized genomic scaffold, Da-Ae chrA06_Random_21, whole genome shotgun sequence genome:
GGCGAAGTTGCATCCTTTGTAGCCTCAAGCTTCGCAAATGGAGGACTTCCCTGAAAGCCATCCTTAGCTGGTTTCAAAACGCCGTTGCTGCGTTTCGAAACGCGGGTTGCTGCGATTCAAAACGCGGTTGCTGCGTTTCGTAACGCTGTTGCTGCTGCGGTTCGAAACGCGGTTGTTGCGGTTCGAAACGCGGTTGATGCGGTTCGAAACGCGGTGATGCGGCTGTGGAGGAGCTGGATGGCGAGGAGGCTCAGGAGAGAAAGGGAAACGGGGTCTGATCCGAGGGAACCTCTTCCGCGGCCAACGCTATGCGAATCTGGTTTGACGAATGAGGAGAACGGAGGAGAGATCGGATCGGATTGGATCGGGCGGCCACGACCATGACCATAACCTCCTGGAGACTGCGATGAGCCACGTGCTTGACCAACCGGTTCGTTCGTTTTTTTCCGGTTCGCGATTGAAACCGAACTGTCCCTCCAGCGGCGGGGGATCCGGAACCGCCGCCGCGTCCACGGCCACGGCCAGCGCCGCCGTCGGAGGAGAAGTGAGAAGTAGGTTGGATGAGAAATGGAGTGTGCTTGACTATGGAGGCAAGGCTAAAGCCATTGCTAGGGTTCGAGAATCTTCTTCCAATAGCTCCTCTCATCTGTTAGTGCGATTTTGATTACACAATGGCTTTCGATCGAGGAGGACTCGAGGGTTTTTGAGTCACTGTGTTTAATCCGAAAATGGGGTTTTCCGAAACGATGTcgtttttgtatattttcaaaCCAGTCCCTAAAGTTTTTCTATATGCGAGGAAAAGGATGTATACTTTTGATTGATCCCTAAACCCCCCGTGGTTAGAGCCACCTTTGCTGGTTCGGAGTTAGCAAACCTTAAGCATGGCTTAGCAAGAAATGTAAACCTTAAGCATGGCTTAGAATCAGCTCCAACGAGATCAACAAAAAACAGAAACTAATAATCTTCCATTTGGGAATGAAGGTATAAATACTCGAATGAGTAACAGAACAAGAACTCAGAAAGTATGTTGATTGTTTGGTTGGTTTTGTCTCCACATACACAGAACTGGGAGATgtctagaaaataataaaatgccAAATTAAAAACGAAGTGTTTGCATCACTCTCCTTCATCAACAAAGCCTCTTCGGTTCTGTTTCTCTCTAGTAGGTTGTGGATGGTGATCGAGTGAATCGTGATCTCACTGGTGTCTTTGAAGGACTTACCctgaagatattttaaaaaacaaggTTCAGTATATCATGTTTTTAATATTCAGCAAAGATTAAATGCAAATGTACCTTATCGGCTGAGATCCTAAGACTACTACTCCGCTGCAGTTCAGCGCCGCAACTGCACTCTCTGCCTATATTTCATCCccaaagccaaaaaaaaaacatatttagttCTTCGGTAAAACTAAGAATCACAAGCCTTTCAACTGACTTTATCTACTTGTAAAAGAAGACACAAAAGCTCATGTTTTGAAGACAGCAGGGAGCTTACAATGGCAAATTCAACAAAAGAATACGAGTAGAATGCAACTGGTCACCAGAAGCCTTAGGCGAGTAGTACCTGTTTAATATAAGAAGAAAATCTTATTTGTTGCATTTTACAAACTTCATATTGTATTGTAGCTCTAGATGACCTCACCGCAGGCAGACTCAAAGAGATTCTGACATCATCTTCAGTGGCCTgcaaaagttttaaaacaagtCATCTTAAAACTGAGAACAAGTACACAAAATGCATAAACAGGGAACAAGTGTTTACATTCTTGTCGACATTAGTGCAGTAGATGGTCCTTGTACACTTCTCCCTCTCATCTTCTGACTGAACACAACACAAAAAGGAGACATAAAAGTTCAGTTTCCAAACCTCAAAGGAAACAGTTGTTTACATTACCCTGGGGAGAAATGTGGGATTCACTGGAAGAATAGCAGTCTTGGAAGGCAATACTCTAACTGGGTGATAACCTATCACTGTCCCACCGACACTCAAAGCAGCCCTTGCACCTTCTGCTTGAACCAAACATTCTTACTAAtgtaaaatcaaaacttttaaaGAAGACAGCTTTAATATAACTTACGGTCATCAGAGAACTCAACAAACGCAAAGCGAAGAACTGAATTTGGATCTCCACAGATTCGACAATCAACAACCTGCAGAAGAAAAGAACACAATGTTAACACTTAACCACACACAAAGAAAAAGGATCTAGCTTGTGGATTTTAAACTTACTTGGCCATAGCTGCTGAACAATCCAGCTAAGACTTCCTCAGTCACCTAAATAGAAAGAAGATATAGAATTAGAatgattcaaaataaaaatcctaaagagagagagagtttaagGTAACTTACAGTCTGATCAATGTCAGAGACATAGACTGTTCTTCTAATACTATCATCTCTTTGAGCTTGAAGCTCTTCCACCTAACCTAACTTTCCTCCCTTGGTTATTATAATCATTTCTTCTCTGTAATTATACACAAAACCAACTTTATAAGGATAATTTAAAAGATCCTCAATTGATGAAATGTTAAGTAAAAACAGAAACTTTCTCTCTGAAAATTATCAACAAAACCTCCAAAGCTAGAGACTTTTTATCATAATCAAGAACCCAAACTAAAACATCATCACATAAGCAGCCAATGAAATTCATTTACAGTTTCAACAACaacccacaaaaaaaaatcaaactttttttttgttaccctGCTGCCATCTTTTTTGTAGAATTCTTCAACACCAGATTGCTTCTTAGTGATGGCAAAATCACCAGAAGACAGAGACTGgtatttgttcttcttcttgtaagAAGGGATAAACTCCTTAGCTTCAGGATTCAGTTTCTTCACTTGATCAGACTCCTCCGGTTCACCAAGCTATTCTCAATTCCCTCACCAACACCAGAATCCACACTCTCAGTGATCGCAGCCATTTTAGATCGGAGATTCCCAAATACAACAACCCAAAGATTGATAAAGTTTCCAACTTTTTTGTGGggtaaagattcaaacttttgGATGAGAGAAACTAAAACCAAAGAAGATTGGGTAAAATCGAGAAATGAGAGTTATCAGTGAAGACCCATTTAACAGAATTATAATCACAAGCAGACGAGAATAATGGTTGATCGttagatatatataaatgtgattCGGAAAGCTGAAGCGGTGGTTTCAGACGGTAGCTATAGAGAGAAGACGAGGAAGACGGAATGATGGGTTTTTGGCCTTTTCTACTCTCTCCACCCAAGACcgcttctcttctcttgttttcagtagaaaatttgtttttttttataataattactaCTTTAACTTTAACAATagagctcttttcatggtaaatgaacattgttcaattgtttttatcaattaatttagtaaaacttcataatactccctaaatcgatgcaataaccactataaagttattattttcttgacaaacggagacgacaaaagcttcaaacctctttgaacgtcatcatatgttagtgcaggatgcaactaggcattaaaacaatattgtcatattttttgaaattttctcaaaatctatggctaacccctacaaaaatattgagttttggtaaatactttatatactgaagcctataatctttagtgttgtttaattcatcatttgtattaatgtatgctaaactctttttcatggtaaatgagcatcgttcaatagtttttatcaaataatttagtaaaacttcataatacccccaaaatcgatggaataaccactataaaattattattttcttgataaacggagacgacaaaggctctaaacctctttgaacatcatcatatgttagtgcaggatgcaactaggcattaaaatattattgttatattttttgaaattttctcaaaatctatgggctaacccctacaaaaatattgtgtttttggtaaatactttatatactgaagccaataatctttagtgttgttttgaaatttctaccatattctacatttgtattaatgtatgctaagctctttttcatggtaaatgagcatctttcaatagtttttatcaaataatttaataaaacttcataatactccctaaatcgatggaataaccacatCAAAGTTATTCTTTtattgataaacggagacggaaaaaggcttcaaacctctttgaacatcatcatatattagtgcaggatgcaactaggcattaaaacaatattctcatattttttgacatttttcaaATCTATgggcctataatctttagtgttgttttaaaatttctaccatattcttcattgtattaatgtatgctaaactccttttcatggtaaatgagcatcggttcaatagtttttatcaaataatttagtaaaacttcataatacccccaaaATCTAtggataaccactataaagtattattttcttgataaacgagacgacaaaggctcaaaacctctttgaacatcatcatatgttagtgcaggatgcaactaggcattaaaacaatattttcatattttttgaaattttctcaaaatccatgggctaacccctacaaaaatattgagtttttggtaaatactttatatactgaagcctataatctttagtgttgttttaaaatttctaccatattcttcatttgtattaatgtatgctaaactccttttcatggtaaatgagcatcgttcaatattgtttaatcaaataatttagtaaaacttcataatacccccaaaatcgatggaataaccactataaagtttttattttcttgataaacggagacgacaaaggctccaaacctctttgaacattatcatatgttagtgcaggatgcaactaggcattaaaacaatattgtcatattttttgaaattttctcaaaatctatgggctaacaa
This genomic interval carries:
- the LOC125594365 gene encoding LOW QUALITY PROTEIN: polyadenylate-binding protein-interacting protein 8-like (The sequence of the model RefSeq protein was modified relative to this genomic sequence to represent the inferred CDS: inserted 3 bases in 2 codons) codes for the protein MAAITESVDSGVGEGIENSLVXPEESDQVKKLNPEAKEFIPSYKKKNKYQSLSSGDFAITKKQSGVEEFYKKDGSRRRNDYNNQGRKVRLGGRASXAQRDDSIRRTVYVSDIDQTVTEEVLAGLFSSYGQVVDCRICGDPNSVLRFAFVEFSDDQGARAALSVGGTVIGYHPVRVLPSKTAILPVNPTFLPRSEDEREKCTRTIYCTNVDKNATEDDVRISLSLPAVRYYSPKASGDQLHSTRILLLNLPL